A single window of Oncorhynchus gorbuscha isolate QuinsamMale2020 ecotype Even-year unplaced genomic scaffold, OgorEven_v1.0 Un_scaffold_3772, whole genome shotgun sequence DNA harbors:
- the LOC124028109 gene encoding beta-1,4-mannosyl-glycoprotein 4-beta-N-acetylglucosaminyltransferase-like, which yields MKMRRHRVFLLCTVGLCVISFLHYYKALHYVSLLKELSAPYPNIKSFIMVTGFFWREGGATPLTSAASSSDFAASQEEGPPPALRPSDTKPRIVGAIGPGGGGGGGVEMRLREEPAAPQPWGQPEEEPRHRDTDPNEEREGEDLHFKPWYPSHPAHPVRPYAPEERASAGIDDQVVPSKAPSPDPLETLGDIHTRTHQLQDDPTSYFVRTKAGALCFRQGTEVATPRDDAARPGGPTVTGTGLGSRAGSPGQRKPLVVLNQSHQQPLHPSSSGTSMPPKAKSRGRGGKRLVKCVCRPGWHGPYCGVPTMVYHSNLPTKERLTPRERPRRVINAINVNHEFDLLHVRFHELAQAVDLFLVCESNFTAYGERRPLRFLRLLLNGTYDYVRHKILYVFLDHFPDGGRQDGWIADDYLRTYLTRDGMARVTGSRPDDVFVINDADEIPAREGLLFLKLFDGWTEPFAIHMRKSLYGFFWKQVA from the exons ATGAAAATGCGACGTCACAGAGTGTTCTTGCTGTGCACAGTGGGCCTGTGTGTCATCTCCTTCCTCCACTATTACAAG GCCCTACACTACGTATCCCTGCTCAAGGAGCTGTCGGCCCCGTACCCCAACATCAAGTCCTTCATCATGGTGACAGGCTTcttctggagggaggggggggccaCACCGTTAACGTCGGCTGCCTCGTCGTCTGACTTCGCCGCCTCGCAGGAGGAAGGACCCCCGCCCGCCCTCAG GCCCTCGGACACCAAGCCCCGGATAGTAGGGGCTATTGGCcctgggggtggaggaggaggtggggtggAGATGAGGCTGAGAGAGGAACCTGCTGCGCCCCAACCATGGGGTCAACCAGAGGAGGAGCCCAGACACAGGGACACGGATCCCAACGAG GAGCGTGAAGGTGAGGACCTCCACTTCAAGCCCTGGTACCCCAGCCACCCAGCCCACCCTGTCAGACCTTACGCCCCAGAGGAAAGGGCCTCGGCTGGGATCGATGACCAGGTGGTGCCTTCCAAGGCTCCATCCCCGGACCCCTTAGAAACCCTGGGCGACATCCACACCCGCACCCACCAGCTCCAGGACGACCCCACCTCCTACTTCGTCCGCACTAAAGCCGGAGCCCTCTGCTTCCGCCAGGGGACGGAGGTCGCCACCCCCAGGGATGACGCGGCACGGCCCGGGGGGCCTACTGTGACTGGTACTGGGTTAGGATCTCGAGCAGGCTCCCCTGGGCAACGTAAGCCCCTGGTGGTCCTGAACCAATCCCACCAACAACCACTCCATCCGTCGTCCTCCGGCACCTCCATGCCTCCCAAGGCCAAATCAAGAGGACGAGGAGGCAAACGACTGGTAAAATGTGTGTGTCGGCCGGGGTGGCACGGGCCCTACTGTGGGGTACCTACCATGGTCTACCACTCTAACCTGCCCACTAAGGAGAGACTGACGCCCAGAGAGAGACCCAGGAGGGTGATCAATGCCATCAACGTGAACCATGAGTTTGATCTTCTCCACGTGAGGTTCCACGAGTTGGCCCAGGCTGTGGATCTGTTCCTGGTGTGTGAGTCTAACTTCACCGCCTACGGAGAGAGACGACCACTACG gtTCCTGCGTCTCCTCCTGAACGGAACCTACGACTACGTGCGCCACAAAATCCTCTACGTTTTCCTAGACCACTTTCCCGACGGCGGGCGCCAGGACGGCTGGATCGCAGATGACTACCTCCGTACCTACCTGACCCGCGACGGCATGGCCAGGGTGACCGGATCACGCCCCGACGACGTCTTCGTCATCAACGATGCCGACGAGATCCCCGCCCGTGAGGGACTTCTTTTCCTCAAGCTGTTCGACGGGTGGACGGAACCGTTCGCCATCCACATGAGGAAGTCGCTCTACGGGTTCTTctggaagcaggtagcctag